The window CGGTCCGAACGGAGGCCGAACTCTATGTGCTCCAGCCGGGTGACAGCCTGGGCCTGATCGCGGCGGCCTTCGGAGTCAGCCCGGCGCTGATCGTGCAGTCGAACGGGCTGATCAATCCGGACTACCTCCCGGTATGGGCTTCGCTTACGATCCCGCCGCCTCAGATGCGGCCTCCAGGACCGACCTTCAAGATCCTCCCGGACTCGGGGCTGGTCTACGGTCCGCCGGCCGTCTTCTCAAACGTCGAATCGGACTTGTCGGCCTATGCCGGGTACTTGAACGTATACCGTGAGGAGGTCGACGATCGGGTGCTTACCGGTGCGGAGATCGTCCAACGAGTGGCCCAGCAATACTCGGTCGCCCCGCGCTTGTTGCTGGCGTTGCTT is drawn from Anaerolineales bacterium and contains these coding sequences:
- a CDS encoding LysM peptidoglycan-binding domain-containing protein, whose translation is MGGLILVSAGIAACASPHPGPVTERVIAPWTDVLEQVHLEGEAQPSPTATPTLLPLAWLAPTRIPGESYPSPTPDAIRTPPPVRTEAELYVLQPGDSLGLIAAAFGVSPALIVQSNGLINPDYLPVWASLTIPPPQMRPPGPTFKILPDSGLVYGPPAVFSNVESDLSAYAGYLNVYREEVDDRVLTGAEIVQRVAQQYSVAPRLLLALLQHQSGWVTNPSPSEVDRTYPLGFVSAGHTGLFSQLSWAASQLNSGYY